One window of Nymphaea colorata isolate Beijing-Zhang1983 chromosome 11, ASM883128v2, whole genome shotgun sequence genomic DNA carries:
- the LOC116264856 gene encoding uncharacterized protein LOC116264856: MEDDKQRKEGPGVDGGGGKGEEDGFLEGMAVVDFDMLCATVALQTRGFSAGKNGGEVEGGGGRGGGGGLQRLWEGDVFDCFQDRRIAIESFCCPCCTFGKNMRRAGLGSCFLQGAAYLFLSVGALLGYIAFCVTKKHHFLFIAVALTISAALYLGYWRLRIRRQFNIRGSDSAVDDCMNHLLCPFCTLCQETRTLEMNNVRDGVWHGRGDTICIGSSGTASGPLLELRQSPIVVTTMSPGVCSMQRPENSDSVHSWTADCSHSEPLVPPTS; this comes from the exons atggaaGACGATAAGCAGAGGAAGGAGGGCCCGGGTGTTGATGGAGGGGGCGGGAAGGGGGAGGAGGATGGGTTTTTGGAGGGAATGGCGGTTGTGGACTTCGACATGCTCTGCGCGACTGTGGCGCTGCAGACGAGGGGTTTCTCGGCGGGGAAGAACGGAGGGGAGGttgagggagggggagggagaggtggtggtggtggcttgCAGAGGTTGTGGGAGGGCGACGTCTTCGACTGCTTCCAGGACCGCCGCATCGCCATTGAGTCTTTTTg CTGTCCTTGTTGTACTTTTGGGAAAAACATGAGGAGAGCGGGATTGGGTTCGTGTTTTCTTCAG GGAGCTGCATATCTCTTCCTTTCAGTGGGTGCTCTTCTTGGCTATATCGCATTTTGTGTCACCAAGAAGCACCATTTCCTATTTATAGCTGTTGCTTTGACCATTTCGGCTGCGTTATACCTGGGATATTGGCGTCTACGGATACGAAGGCAATTCAATATCAGG GGTAGCGATAGTGCTGTGGATGATTGTATGAATCATCTTCTTTGCCCATTTTGCACGTTATGCCAG GAAACGAGGACCTTGGAGATGAACAATGTTCGCGATGGAGTTTGGCATGGCAGGGGCGACACGATTTGCATAGGGAGTAGCGGGACAGCAAGTGGTCCTCTTTTAGAATTACGCCAATCTCCCATCGTAGTAACCACCATGTCCCCCGGAGTTTGCAGTATGCAGAGACCTGAAAACAGTGACAGCGTTCATTCGTGGACTGCAGATTGCAGCCACTCAGAGCCTCTCGTGCCTCCAACTTCCTGA
- the LOC116264360 gene encoding alpha-thujene synthase TPS3, chloroplastic-like, producing MDHRNCFSYEKENKSMVVTSWRSQISPQQVEMSVQRRSGNYPPCQWKDDFILSLKSTQEDKHGSENIEEIKEVVRQLVEASNEPVAQMELVDSLQRLGVSYHFEKEIKVIMDSIFEDKKESKDLYIAALKFRLLRQHGYHASPDVFNVFKDEKGRLKNVLSEDVKGLLSLYEASHLGFEGENVLEEAMTFSTHHLEESTKVLNIDSILARQITHALELPISRRMLRSEARSYIDVYEIMPRHQSDLLILKLAKMDFNNVQSLYQAEIKEMLRWWRGLELAENLKFSRDRLMENYVWTIGVNFNPLFSICRKGLTKLNCLITTIDDVYDVHGTIDELELFTEAVGSMREETHPNRYSVT from the exons ATGGATCATAGGAACTGCTTCAGCTACGAAAAAGAGAACAAGAGCATGGTTGTGACCTCTTGGAGAAGCCAAATCAGCCCTCAACAGGTTGAAATGTCAGTTCAAAGACGTTCCGGGAATTATCCACCATGCCAATGGAAAGATGATTTCATCCTGTCATTAAAAAGCACACAAGAG GACAAGCATGGAAGCGAGAATATTGAGGAGATTAAAGAAGTTGTGAGGCAACTGGTGGAAGCTAGCAATGAGCCAGTGGCTCAGATGGAACTGGTGGATAGCCTCCAAAGGTTAGGAGTTTCTTACCACTTTGAGAAGGAGATCAAAGTTATAATGGACTCCATTTTCGAAGACAAAAAAGAATCTAAAGACCTCTATATTGCGGCTCTTAAATTCAGATTGTTGAGACAACATGGCTATCATGCCTCCCCTG ATGTTTTTAACGTATTTAAAGACGAAAAAGGAAgattaaagaatgtcctttcGGAGGACGTGAAGGGGTTGTTGAGCTTGTATGAAGCTTCACATCTAGGATTTGAAGGGGAGAACGTATTGGAAGAGGCCATGACCTTTTCAACTCATCACCTCGAGGAAAGTACCAAGGTGCTGAACATAGATTCCATCCTTGCGAGACAAATAACTCATGCCTTGGAACTCCCTATTTCTAGAAGGATGCTTAGGTCAGAAGCAAGGAGCTATATAGATGTTTATGAAATCATGCCTAGACACCAGTCTGATTTACTCATACTCAAACTAGCAAAGATGGATTTCAATAATGTGCAGTCTTTGTACCAAGCCGAAATAAAGGAGATGTTAAG GTGGTGGAGGGGCCTTGAGTTGGCagagaacttgaaattttctagGGACAGATTGATGGAGAACTACGTGTGGACCATAGGAGTCAACTTCAATCCTCTTTTCTCCATCTGTAGAAAGGGTCTTACAAAACTCAATTGCCTCATCACGACTATCGATGATGTTTATGATGTGCATGGTACAATTGATGAGCTAGAACTGTTCACAGAGGCCGTTGGCAG CATGAGAGAGGAGACACACCCAAATCGATATAGTGTTACATGA